Proteins found in one Phaenicophaeus curvirostris isolate KB17595 chromosome 35, BPBGC_Pcur_1.0, whole genome shotgun sequence genomic segment:
- the LOC138732673 gene encoding olfactory receptor 14J1-like, with translation MPDGLFSSARAKEKEQEEKTGRALSDTRELQLLHFWLFLGIYLAVLLSNGLIITTIACDHHLHTPMYFFLLNLALPDIGSICTTVPKSIANSLWDTRAISYSGCVAQVFFVLFLLSAEYYLLTDMSYDRCVAICKPLHYGTLLGSRACVHMAAAAWGAGFLTALLHTANTFSLPLCQGNAVEQFFCEIPQILKLSCSHSYLWEVQ, from the exons atgcccgacggcctcttcagttcagccagagccaaggagaaggagcaggaggagaaaacaggacgggCTCTGTCAG acacacgggagctgcagctcctgcacttctggctcttcctgggcatctacctggctgtcCTCCTgagcaacggcctcatcatcaccaccatcgcctgcgaccaccacctccacacccccatgtacttcttcctcctcaacctcgccctcccCGATATTGGTTCCATCTGCACCACTGTCCCTAAATCCATAGCCAactccctctgggacaccagggccatctcctactcaggatgtgttgcccaggtcttctttgtgttgttcttgttgAGTGCAGAATATTATCTTCTCACAGACATGTCCTACGACCGCtgcgttgccatctgcaaacccctgcactacgggaccctcctgggcagcagagcttgtgtccacatggcagcagctgcctggggcgctgggtttctcactgctctgctgcacacggccaatacattttccctgcccctgtgccagggcaatgctgtggagcagttcttctgtgaaatcccgcagattctcaagctctcctgctcacactcctacctcTGGGAAGTTCAGTAA